A single Marinobacter sp. es.042 DNA region contains:
- the gmhB gene encoding D-glycero-beta-D-manno-heptose 1,7-bisphosphate 7-phosphatase, with product MLIILDRDGVINEYDGNYICSADEWHPIPGSVEAVARLCIAGHRIAIATNQSGIGRGYYDTDELDAMHEKLEQLVEAQGGCIDFIAYCPHHPDDQCCCRKPLTGLLEQIREHFHLASLEGVIMVGDSRKDLEAGHAEGCRPVLVRTGNGLDTERHLDARPIPGADVNIYDNLSKFTDALLSAEGW from the coding sequence ATGTTGATCATTCTCGACCGGGACGGGGTCATCAACGAGTACGATGGCAATTACATCTGCTCGGCGGATGAATGGCACCCCATTCCCGGCAGCGTTGAAGCGGTGGCCCGGCTCTGTATTGCCGGCCATCGCATTGCCATCGCCACCAACCAGTCAGGCATCGGCCGCGGCTACTACGACACCGATGAGCTGGATGCCATGCACGAGAAGCTCGAGCAGCTGGTGGAAGCCCAGGGTGGTTGCATCGACTTCATTGCCTACTGCCCCCACCACCCCGACGACCAGTGCTGCTGCCGCAAGCCGCTCACCGGCCTTCTGGAGCAGATCCGCGAGCATTTTCATCTCGCCAGCCTTGAAGGGGTCATCATGGTGGGAGACAGCCGCAAGGACCTGGAAGCCGGCCACGCCGAAGGCTGTCGTCCGGTACTGGTGAGAACCGGTAATGGACTGGACACCGAACGCCATCTGGACGCCAGACCCATACCCGGCGCCGATGTCAATATCTACGATAATCTCAGCAAATTTACCGATGCCCTTTTATCCGCCGAGGGCTGGTAA
- a CDS encoding OmpP1/FadL family transporter, whose product MYRSRSGFVKEFRAVLLISMFTPLVASAGGLSNSDQSASTSAVSNAGSVANPENASTIFFNPAGMSALSGTNLSFGAILFEIDAVGRDSQTSATRANGDLVVGDGGGDHVETFAVPNAYLTHEVNDWLDVGLGVYVPYGLGFDYGDAFAGRYIGDEIELVSYGVSPSFSVNSGEGFSLGGSLNVLYADAEQRNPVDFSGIESRFSLPRGTLNDGYATLEGDDVALEFTVGVLWQATAETSLGLAARTGTEFNLKGTGTINQFPTLSANGLTQTTVSEQIEVPITIPQSLSVGLAHQWSDTLKLLAGATWAKWSDASALSVVSRETLPVAFPGEQPSEEQVQSWKDTWQWRVGAVWQVAPTWSLKAGYLFDESPVIIKTRSPLTPFDDYHQVSLGAQIRDLAGDWTVDMFVARVFYEGDIPIDYKTTDPLQGQTSFKSEYDVVPWTAGLQLSREF is encoded by the coding sequence ATGTATAGATCAAGATCCGGTTTTGTAAAGGAATTTCGCGCAGTTCTCCTGATATCCATGTTTACCCCATTGGTCGCTTCTGCGGGCGGTCTGTCCAATAGTGATCAAAGTGCCAGTACTTCTGCAGTCAGCAATGCTGGCAGTGTCGCCAACCCGGAAAATGCTTCCACGATATTTTTCAATCCTGCCGGAATGAGCGCACTTTCCGGGACCAACCTGTCTTTCGGAGCAATCCTGTTCGAGATCGACGCCGTCGGTCGGGATTCGCAAACATCAGCCACCCGTGCTAACGGGGACCTGGTGGTGGGCGATGGTGGTGGTGATCATGTTGAAACGTTTGCAGTACCCAATGCCTACCTGACTCATGAAGTGAACGACTGGCTGGATGTCGGGCTGGGGGTCTATGTTCCCTATGGCCTGGGCTTCGATTACGGCGATGCTTTTGCAGGGCGGTATATTGGTGATGAAATTGAACTGGTGTCCTACGGCGTGAGTCCTTCCTTTTCGGTGAACAGTGGCGAGGGATTCTCACTGGGTGGCAGCCTCAATGTGCTTTATGCCGATGCCGAGCAGCGTAATCCAGTTGATTTCAGTGGAATTGAATCACGTTTTTCACTTCCTCGCGGCACCCTGAACGATGGCTACGCGACATTGGAGGGCGACGATGTTGCATTGGAGTTCACCGTCGGCGTGCTCTGGCAGGCGACTGCCGAAACGTCACTTGGACTCGCGGCCCGTACGGGCACCGAATTCAATCTGAAGGGTACCGGCACGATCAACCAGTTTCCCACTTTGTCAGCCAATGGGCTGACTCAAACCACTGTCTCTGAGCAGATAGAAGTCCCGATCACGATTCCTCAAAGCCTGAGTGTCGGTCTTGCTCACCAGTGGAGTGACACACTTAAACTGCTTGCAGGCGCAACCTGGGCGAAATGGAGTGATGCCTCTGCCCTGTCCGTAGTGTCCCGAGAGACGTTGCCAGTTGCTTTTCCCGGCGAGCAGCCATCCGAGGAGCAGGTTCAGAGTTGGAAAGACACCTGGCAGTGGCGGGTTGGCGCAGTCTGGCAGGTGGCACCGACATGGTCACTAAAGGCCGGCTATTTGTTTGATGAATCGCCCGTTATCATCAAGACGCGTTCACCGCTGACACCATTTGATGATTACCACCAGGTTTCTCTGGGTGCACAGATTCGTGATCTGGCAGGCGACTGGACGGTAGACATGTTTGTCGCAAGAGTCTTTTATGAGGGCGATATTCCCATCGACTATAAGACGACAGATCCTCTGCAGGGGCAGACTTCATTTAAAAGCGAGTATGACGTGGTGCCCTGGACAGCTGGTTTGCAGTTAAGCAGGGAGTTTTAA
- a CDS encoding 7TM diverse intracellular signaling domain-containing protein codes for MEVFKGAWDQETPPPEKHAAWSPINHDVFTSEPREPFVWIRGKIDSAETIEQRWLLLSPLASKAQVFINGSPISQNPKSFLEPPQQKAIPFHHLIFELPKISSVSDIHIRLEADFPISTPVKVLDQTALFNESVFHTALSVSLASIIFALTIYNLFLFFSIRDPIYLFYVAIASGVFAYSLSLTNLQAYLGMNEAQFNWLGKTLLILPTLLTIQFVSRVLQLGTFAPWVKQMYGLLSLIYLGLLVTTPFLSLKTVAFLAATIGMAAYLSFLPFAFIQAKRKYQPALYFLIGWIPLIIAQNVTALDSLGIIEGSQWVMYYIPGAMSWEMALFSLALASRIKILRDERDTLQAQQIEVSEKARKALERSNRIKDDFLNAVSHELRTPLHTIQGQLDLLREAPLNREQNDAFRLIEYANLRMTRQVGGILDFVDAQEENLLSSPQVFEPQSLFDLLEYEFREAARAKPVSLAFDMEDSVPGKVFMDGLMLEKVLYQLIDNAVKFTPAGGEVLVQGGRLTDDSVLRVLVSDTGPGIPDAQREKVFQAFKQGEAGLTRRYGGVGLGLPLASSLANALGGQMRVLETSDHGTTLEVTIPYGDVHQSEHHDPDQLNLGGVVQVPRVLVVEDDAGNRMILRKQLEKIGVISEGVQNGLEALQAAKNEPWDMIIMDCQMPVMDGIEATREIRLKAAANLDTPIIAVTANASESYRLQCLKAGMDDYCTKPLRMEKLQRLVTHYAEHRVVTRVREQRGLKDSLIDS; via the coding sequence ATGGAGGTCTTTAAAGGAGCTTGGGATCAGGAAACACCGCCTCCAGAAAAACACGCTGCCTGGTCTCCGATAAATCATGATGTTTTTACCAGTGAACCTCGTGAGCCATTCGTGTGGATAAGGGGCAAGATAGATTCAGCCGAAACCATTGAACAACGCTGGCTACTATTAAGTCCTCTTGCTTCAAAAGCCCAGGTCTTTATCAATGGTTCTCCGATTTCCCAGAACCCCAAATCCTTTCTCGAACCGCCGCAACAAAAGGCTATTCCATTTCATCACCTGATCTTCGAGCTGCCCAAGATTTCATCGGTTTCTGATATTCACATTCGACTCGAGGCGGACTTTCCCATAAGTACGCCCGTAAAAGTTCTGGATCAAACAGCCTTGTTCAACGAGTCGGTCTTCCATACCGCACTAAGCGTGAGTTTGGCGTCAATTATCTTTGCATTGACGATTTATAACCTTTTCCTGTTTTTCAGTATCAGAGACCCGATCTACCTTTTCTACGTGGCAATTGCATCTGGTGTTTTTGCCTACTCTTTGAGCCTGACAAACCTTCAAGCCTATCTAGGAATGAACGAAGCCCAGTTTAATTGGCTAGGTAAAACACTTTTGATCCTCCCGACCCTTCTTACCATCCAATTCGTTTCCAGGGTTCTTCAACTCGGGACGTTCGCTCCATGGGTTAAGCAGATGTACGGCTTGCTGTCGCTCATTTATCTGGGCCTCTTGGTTACAACGCCTTTTCTGTCGCTCAAGACCGTTGCCTTCCTTGCCGCAACTATCGGGATGGCTGCTTATCTTTCATTCCTTCCTTTTGCTTTCATTCAGGCAAAGAGGAAATACCAGCCCGCTCTGTATTTTCTCATTGGCTGGATTCCCCTGATCATTGCTCAAAATGTAACGGCTTTGGATTCTCTGGGTATTATTGAAGGTAGCCAATGGGTGATGTATTACATTCCCGGCGCCATGTCCTGGGAAATGGCCCTGTTCTCGCTAGCCCTGGCATCCCGCATAAAAATCCTCCGCGACGAACGGGACACCCTGCAGGCCCAGCAGATCGAAGTCAGCGAAAAAGCCCGAAAGGCTCTCGAGCGTAGCAACCGCATCAAGGATGACTTCCTGAATGCGGTCAGCCATGAACTGCGCACGCCACTGCATACCATTCAGGGCCAGCTGGATCTGCTACGGGAGGCACCGCTTAACCGGGAGCAAAACGACGCATTCCGTCTGATCGAGTACGCCAATCTGCGAATGACCCGGCAGGTCGGTGGCATCCTGGACTTCGTTGATGCCCAGGAAGAGAACCTGCTCAGCTCGCCCCAGGTGTTCGAGCCTCAGTCCCTGTTCGACCTGCTCGAATACGAGTTCCGGGAAGCCGCAAGGGCCAAACCGGTTTCCCTCGCCTTCGACATGGAAGACTCAGTACCTGGAAAGGTCTTCATGGATGGCTTGATGCTTGAAAAGGTCCTGTACCAGCTAATCGATAATGCCGTGAAGTTCACACCTGCAGGGGGCGAGGTGCTGGTTCAAGGGGGCAGACTGACAGACGATTCCGTTTTGCGGGTTCTGGTATCAGACACGGGGCCAGGCATCCCGGATGCGCAGAGGGAGAAAGTATTCCAGGCCTTCAAGCAGGGAGAGGCTGGCCTCACTCGGCGTTACGGTGGTGTGGGCCTGGGATTACCCCTTGCCAGTTCCCTGGCAAATGCCCTTGGCGGCCAGATGAGAGTTCTTGAGACATCGGATCACGGCACAACGCTGGAAGTCACAATTCCCTACGGCGATGTTCACCAGTCAGAGCATCACGATCCAGACCAGCTCAACCTTGGGGGCGTGGTTCAGGTGCCCAGGGTTCTTGTGGTGGAAGATGACGCCGGTAACCGGATGATTCTTCGCAAACAGCTCGAAAAAATAGGGGTGATTTCAGAGGGGGTCCAAAACGGCCTGGAAGCTTTACAAGCCGCCAAGAACGAACCCTGGGATATGATTATCATGGATTGCCAGATGCCAGTCATGGACGGCATTGAGGCCACCCGTGAGATCCGACTGAAAGCCGCCGCCAACCTGGATACACCCATTATCGCGGTTACCGCCAACGCCAGCGAAAGCTATCGACTCCAGTGTCTCAAGGCCGGCATGGACGACTACTGCACCAAGCCGCTGCGAATGGAAAAGCTGCAACGACTTGTTACTCACTATGCAGAACACCGTGTCGTCACGAGGGTACGTGAGCAACGAGGACTCAAGGATTCGCTGATAGATTCATGA
- a CDS encoding phospholipase D family protein translates to MIESRTLASLALVLLTGLLAGCALPSLKDRSQSVAFVQAQTADTRLGSAVGREIETHPDLSGIATLEHPLDAFVARALLAEASERSLDVQYYIWRDDITGKLLLYSLYRAAERGVRVRLLLDDNGIAGLDDFLAALNHHDNVEVRLFNPFVIRSSRTLGFLTDFGRLNRRMHNKSFTADNQASIVGGRNIADEYFGVGDGTLFADLDVLAIGPVVERVSRDFDRYWASQSAYPVDRLLAGADDEDLEAMAASLASVEQDTEARRFVAALQNSDFLRELLDQEVSFVWAPVEMVSDDPAKAQGLEGEQGRLSQQLALALGEPEKTVTLVSPYFVPGNRGVELFRELESAGVQVRILTNSLEANDVALVHSGYAKYREALLKAGVELFELRKFRSEDEDRKPSPGGIAGSSAASLHAKTFAVDGQSLFVGSFNFDPRSANLNTELGFLIKSPELAIALESAFPEKVRLAAYEVRLDEDGDLRWLEFTGTNMIEHRHEPNTGPFKRALVYLFSLLPLEPLL, encoded by the coding sequence ATGATCGAAAGCCGAACTCTCGCCTCTCTTGCACTGGTACTGCTGACAGGTCTGCTGGCAGGTTGTGCGTTGCCATCCCTGAAAGACCGCTCACAGTCTGTCGCATTCGTTCAGGCGCAGACGGCAGATACGCGCCTTGGCAGCGCAGTTGGCAGAGAGATTGAAACCCACCCCGATCTCAGTGGTATTGCAACGCTGGAGCATCCACTGGACGCTTTCGTTGCCCGCGCTTTGCTCGCCGAGGCCAGCGAGAGATCCCTGGATGTCCAGTACTACATCTGGCGGGACGATATTACCGGCAAGCTGCTTCTGTACTCGCTATATCGCGCGGCCGAACGCGGCGTTCGGGTTCGGCTGCTTCTGGATGACAACGGCATCGCCGGCCTGGACGATTTCCTGGCGGCGTTAAATCATCACGACAACGTCGAGGTTCGGCTGTTCAATCCGTTTGTGATTCGTAGTTCCCGGACTTTGGGCTTTCTGACGGACTTTGGTCGCCTGAACCGCCGGATGCACAACAAGTCATTCACGGCTGACAATCAGGCCTCCATTGTTGGCGGCCGCAACATTGCTGATGAGTATTTTGGTGTGGGTGACGGTACGCTGTTCGCGGATCTGGATGTTCTGGCGATCGGGCCCGTCGTGGAGCGTGTCTCCAGGGATTTTGATCGCTACTGGGCGAGTCAGTCCGCGTACCCGGTGGATCGGTTGCTCGCAGGCGCCGATGATGAAGATCTGGAGGCCATGGCAGCAAGTCTTGCTTCCGTTGAACAGGATACTGAGGCCCGGCGCTTCGTGGCTGCTTTGCAGAACTCGGATTTTCTCAGGGAATTGCTGGACCAGGAGGTCTCTTTTGTCTGGGCGCCGGTAGAGATGGTAAGCGACGATCCTGCCAAGGCCCAGGGGCTCGAAGGAGAGCAGGGTCGATTGAGCCAACAGTTGGCCCTGGCGTTGGGTGAACCAGAAAAAACAGTGACCCTGGTTTCGCCCTACTTCGTTCCCGGTAATCGTGGCGTCGAGCTGTTTCGCGAGCTGGAAAGCGCCGGTGTGCAGGTACGGATCCTCACCAACTCCCTGGAAGCCAACGACGTCGCCCTGGTGCATTCAGGCTATGCGAAATACCGGGAGGCGCTATTAAAGGCGGGTGTTGAGTTGTTCGAGCTGCGCAAATTCAGGTCTGAGGATGAAGACAGAAAGCCGAGCCCTGGCGGCATTGCCGGCAGCTCGGCCGCCAGCCTTCACGCCAAAACCTTTGCCGTAGATGGTCAGTCGCTTTTTGTGGGTTCCTTCAATTTCGACCCCCGTTCAGCGAACCTGAACACCGAGCTGGGTTTTCTGATCAAGAGCCCGGAGCTGGCGATCGCACTGGAATCCGCCTTTCCCGAGAAAGTCAGGCTGGCGGCTTATGAGGTTAGGCTGGATGAAGACGGTGATCTCCGGTGGCTGGAATTCACAGGAACAAACATGATTGAGCACCGCCATGAGCCCAATACCGGCCCTTTCAAACGGGCATTGGTGTATCTGTTCTCTTTGTTGCCCTTGGAGCCGTTGCTGTAA
- a CDS encoding peroxiredoxin, with protein sequence MSLLLGSTAPNFTIDSTAGQINFHDWAGDSWVFFFSHPADFTPVCTTEMGRTARLAKEFEARNVKPLGLSTDTVEEHVKWIEDVNDTQNCDLQFPIVADADHKVAELYEMIHAGESETAAVRSVFIIDPNKKIRLTMTYPMAVGRNFDEILRVIDALQCGDENKCALPADWRKGDDVIIPPSISNEEAKGLFPNGWNEIRPYLRTTKL encoded by the coding sequence ATGAGTTTATTGCTAGGCTCTACCGCCCCGAACTTCACCATCGACAGCACCGCCGGCCAGATCAACTTCCACGACTGGGCAGGTGATTCCTGGGTATTCTTCTTCAGCCACCCGGCCGACTTCACGCCGGTGTGCACCACTGAAATGGGCCGCACCGCGCGGCTGGCGAAAGAATTCGAAGCCCGCAACGTGAAGCCCCTGGGTCTTTCCACCGATACTGTGGAAGAGCACGTAAAGTGGATTGAAGACGTCAACGACACCCAGAACTGCGACCTCCAGTTCCCGATCGTTGCCGACGCTGACCACAAAGTGGCCGAGCTGTACGAAATGATCCACGCCGGTGAGAGCGAAACCGCAGCCGTGCGTAGCGTCTTCATCATCGACCCGAACAAAAAGATTCGTCTGACCATGACTTACCCGATGGCGGTAGGCCGTAACTTCGATGAGATCCTCCGGGTCATTGATGCCCTGCAGTGTGGTGATGAGAACAAGTGCGCCCTGCCGGCCGACTGGCGCAAAGGTGACGACGTGATCATTCCGCCCTCCATTTCCAACGAGGAAGCCAAGGGCCTGTTCCCGAATGGCTGGAATGAAATCCGTCCGTACCTCCGCACCACCAAGCTTTAA
- a CDS encoding MBL fold metallo-hydrolase, with amino-acid sequence MRTFQQSPAKHAGTPNVAGFFDPRTFSVQYVISDPETKQCAIIDPVLDYDEKSGATATHHADELLAFIREQGFEVQWVLDTHPHADHFSAAQYLKEKTDAPTAIGGYVTGVQELWKGIYNWPDFPADGSQWDHLFRAGDEFRVGNLQGRVMFSPGHTLASVTYVIGDAAFVHDTIFQPDFGTARADFPGGDAHQLWDSIQAILALPDETRLFTGHDYMPGGREPEWESTVGEQKQANKHLAETSEAEYVELRNTRDSELPMPKLILHALQVNTRGGRLPEPEANGRRYLKIPLDALEGAAWE; translated from the coding sequence ATGAGAACGTTTCAGCAATCACCGGCAAAACACGCTGGCACACCGAATGTGGCCGGGTTTTTCGATCCAAGAACGTTCAGTGTCCAGTACGTGATTAGTGATCCGGAAACAAAGCAGTGTGCGATTATTGATCCAGTGCTGGATTATGATGAAAAGTCCGGCGCAACGGCGACGCACCACGCAGATGAACTTCTGGCATTTATTCGTGAGCAGGGCTTTGAGGTGCAGTGGGTCCTGGATACCCACCCTCACGCCGACCACTTCTCGGCAGCCCAGTATCTTAAAGAAAAGACCGACGCTCCGACCGCGATCGGTGGCTATGTGACTGGCGTTCAGGAACTGTGGAAGGGCATCTATAACTGGCCCGATTTTCCGGCCGACGGTTCACAGTGGGACCATCTGTTCCGTGCCGGGGACGAGTTCCGGGTTGGCAATCTGCAGGGCCGGGTGATGTTTTCACCCGGTCATACACTGGCTTCTGTTACCTATGTGATCGGTGACGCGGCGTTCGTGCACGACACCATTTTCCAACCGGATTTCGGCACTGCCCGCGCGGACTTCCCCGGGGGAGACGCCCATCAGCTATGGGATTCCATCCAGGCCATTCTGGCCCTGCCGGACGAGACCCGCCTGTTCACCGGTCATGATTACATGCCCGGTGGTCGTGAACCTGAATGGGAAAGCACCGTTGGCGAGCAGAAGCAGGCGAACAAGCACCTGGCTGAAACCTCCGAAGCCGAGTATGTGGAGCTCCGGAACACCCGTGACAGCGAGTTGCCGATGCCGAAATTGATTCTGCATGCGCTGCAGGTCAACACCCGGGGTGGACGCCTTCCCGAGCCGGAAGCCAACGGCAGACGGTATCTGAAGATTCCATTGGACGCACTTGAGGGTGCTGCCTGGGAATAA
- a CDS encoding FAD/NAD(P)-binding oxidoreductase, whose protein sequence is MTSNTTTTGSVKTHTVVIVGGGAAGISVASSIHKRDGNIDIAIIEPANRHHYQPGWTMVGGGVFRPEVTSKPMSEVMPKFVSWYQQPVTAIDQDNNQVSLGDGSSVEYKALVLAPGLELNWAGIDGLEEALGSNGVTSNYREGMASYTWDMVQKLKKGRALFSQPPMPIKCAGAPQKAMYLSADYWLKHGVLNNVDIQFHNAGAVLFGVADYVPALEAYIEKYGIDLNFQSTLVAVNGPAKTAVFRSTDGDGNTEDREVSFDMLHAVPPQRAPKLIRDSALANEAGWLDLEDDTLRHKTYANIFGLGDASGTGNAKTAAAVRKQAPVVAENLVATLRNQPLEAAYLGYGSCPLTVENGKIVLAEFGYGGVLQPSFPKWINDGTKATRAAWWLKAKQLPMLYWHGMLRGHEWLAKPAPRSAGR, encoded by the coding sequence ATGACCAGCAACACAACCACCACGGGCAGCGTCAAAACCCATACCGTCGTCATCGTGGGCGGCGGAGCGGCCGGTATATCGGTGGCATCAAGCATCCACAAGCGGGATGGCAATATCGACATCGCCATTATCGAGCCGGCTAACCGGCACCACTACCAGCCGGGCTGGACCATGGTGGGTGGTGGGGTTTTCCGGCCAGAAGTCACCTCCAAGCCCATGTCAGAAGTGATGCCAAAATTCGTATCCTGGTACCAGCAACCGGTAACCGCCATCGACCAGGACAACAACCAGGTTTCTCTGGGTGACGGTTCCTCCGTGGAATACAAAGCCCTGGTGCTCGCTCCCGGGCTAGAGCTGAACTGGGCCGGCATCGACGGCCTTGAGGAAGCGCTGGGCTCCAACGGGGTCACCTCCAACTATAGGGAAGGCATGGCCAGCTACACCTGGGACATGGTGCAGAAGCTCAAGAAAGGCCGGGCTCTTTTCAGCCAGCCGCCAATGCCGATTAAATGTGCCGGCGCCCCTCAGAAAGCCATGTATCTGTCTGCCGATTACTGGCTCAAGCACGGCGTGCTCAACAATGTGGATATCCAGTTTCACAACGCCGGAGCCGTCTTGTTTGGTGTCGCCGATTACGTCCCGGCCCTGGAAGCCTATATCGAAAAATACGGCATCGACCTGAATTTCCAAAGTACCCTGGTTGCTGTGAACGGACCTGCTAAAACGGCTGTGTTCCGCTCAACAGATGGCGACGGCAATACCGAAGACCGCGAGGTCAGCTTTGATATGCTGCACGCGGTGCCCCCGCAGCGGGCGCCGAAGCTGATCCGGGATTCTGCCCTGGCGAACGAGGCCGGCTGGCTGGACCTGGAAGACGACACTCTGCGCCACAAAACCTACGCCAACATCTTTGGGCTTGGCGACGCGAGCGGAACCGGCAACGCGAAAACCGCTGCCGCCGTGCGCAAGCAGGCACCCGTGGTGGCTGAAAACCTCGTGGCCACGCTCCGAAACCAGCCGCTTGAAGCCGCCTACCTGGGCTATGGCTCCTGCCCGCTGACGGTCGAAAACGGCAAGATCGTGCTCGCGGAATTTGGCTATGGCGGCGTACTCCAGCCCAGCTTCCCGAAATGGATCAACGATGGCACCAAAGCGACCCGGGCGGCCTGGTGGCTGAAGGCCAAGCAGCTGCCAATGCTGTACTGGCACGGGATGTTGAGGGGGCACGAGTGGCTGGCCAAACCGGCGCCGCGCTCAGCAGGGCGTTAG